DNA from Candidatus Polarisedimenticolia bacterium:
CGGCGCCGCGATCGTCTCATGGAGATTCAGGCCGCCATCGCTCTCGAGCATAACCGCGCCCGGATCGGGCGGCTGCTTCCGGTGCGCATCGACGGTCTCGAGACGGAGACGCGGATGCTCCTGACGGGGCGCACCGAGTTCCAGTCGCCGGACGTCGACGGCCGTGTCCTGATCACCGACGGGGTCTCGGCGCCGGGAACGCTCGCGCCGGTGCGCATCCTCGAAGCGCATCCCTACGATCTGGTCGGGCACATCGAGCGGACGTGAACGCCTCCTGCGGAAGAGCCTCTTGAAGCGACGCGGCGCGCGCCTGGCACTGGCGTATCTGGTGGCCACGGCCGGCAACGTGGGACGGATCCCCTTCGTCCCCGGAACGTTCGGGACCCTGGCCGCCGTGCCGCTCGCCTACCTCGTGGCGCGGGCCGACCGCCCTTGGGTTTTCCTGGCCGCCGTGGCGACGGCGACCGTCGCCGGCGTCTGGGCCGCCGGGGTGGTCGAGAGGCAGGAGGAGCGTACCGATCCCACGCTGGTCGTCGTCGACGAGGTGGCGGGATTCCTGGTGACGATGGCCTTCCTTCCGGCGACCCCCTGCCTCCTCCTGGGCGGCTTTCTCCTCTTTCGGGTGCTGGACGTTCTCAAGCCTCCTCCGGCCGGCTGGGCCGAGAAGTTGCCCGGCGGATTCGGTATCATGGCGGACGATCTGATCGTCGGCGTCTATGCCAACCTGATCCTGCGGGCGGGGATCCACTTCATCGGCCGATCATGAAGACCTATGCGAGCGCCGGCGAGATCTCGCCGGCGCTGGAGCGTCCCCTGGTGACGCTCGGAAATTTCGACGGGGTCCACCGCGGCCACCAGTTCGTCATCGGAGAAGTGCTGAAGCGCTCCGCGCAGACGGGGCGGCCGGCGCTGCTGGTCACGTTCCACCCCCATCCGCTCAAAATCATCCGCCCGCAATCGGCGCCGCCGCTCCTGATCAGCCACGAAGAGAAGATGGCCCGCCTGGAGGCGCTCGGCGTCGAACACGCGGTCGTGATTCCCTTCACCCCCGCGTTCGCCGCCCTTTCGGCGGAGCGCTTCGTGCGCGACGTCCTGCACCGGGACCTCAAGGCCTCGGCCGTCTTCGTCGGGAACAACTTCAATTTCGGGAGGGGCCGCGAGGGAAACGTCGGTCTCCTCCGGCGGATGGGGCGCGACCTCCGCTTCGACGTGCCCGAGCTTCCCGACCTTTTGATCCTCGGCAGCCCCGCGAGCTCCAGCCGCATCCGCCGCGCCGTCCGCTCGGGAGAGGTCGAGCTGGCCCGCGAGCTTCTCGGTCGGCCCTTCACCGTGCCGGGGCGGGTGATCCGCGGCGACGCCCGCGGAGCCGCCCTCGGCTATCCCACGGCCAACCTCTCGCCGTCGGCCGAGATTCTTCCCGCGGACGGCGTCTACGTCACGCGCGCCCGCGCCTTCGGAGCCGAGCACGACGCGGTGTCGAACGTCGGGAGCCGGCCGACTTTCGAAGGGGCCGGGTTTGCGATCGAGACGCACTTCCTCGATCGGGCCCCGGAGCTTTCCGGTCTCTACGACGAATGGATCGAGATCGCCTTTCTGGCGCGACTTCGGAGCGAAGTCCGCTTCGACTCCGCCGACCAGCTGAAACGCCAGATCGCCGCGGACGTGGC
Protein-coding regions in this window:
- a CDS encoding bifunctional riboflavin kinase/FAD synthetase, which encodes MKTYASAGEISPALERPLVTLGNFDGVHRGHQFVIGEVLKRSAQTGRPALLVTFHPHPLKIIRPQSAPPLLISHEEKMARLEALGVEHAVVIPFTPAFAALSAERFVRDVLHRDLKASAVFVGNNFNFGRGREGNVGLLRRMGRDLRFDVPELPDLLILGSPASSSRIRRAVRSGEVELARELLGRPFTVPGRVIRGDARGAALGYPTANLSPSAEILPADGVYVTRARAFGAEHDAVSNVGSRPTFEGAGFAIETHFLDRAPELSGLYDEWIEIAFLARLRSEVRFDSADQLKRQIAADVARARRFFEQLAPPGGG
- a CDS encoding phosphatidylglycerophosphatase A, which codes for MKRRGARLALAYLVATAGNVGRIPFVPGTFGTLAAVPLAYLVARADRPWVFLAAVATATVAGVWAAGVVERQEERTDPTLVVVDEVAGFLVTMAFLPATPCLLLGGFLLFRVLDVLKPPPAGWAEKLPGGFGIMADDLIVGVYANLILRAGIHFIGRS